GATAAGCCGTGAAATGTTTAACAATCACCAATATTTACAAGTACTTTATAATGGTGAAAATTATCTTGACAAGCCCCCATTGCTTTTTTGGCTTTCTGCTATATCCTTTAAGATCTTCGGGATAAATACTGTTGCTTATAAACTACCTTCCTTTTTATTTACACTTCTGGGAGTTTATTCTACTTATCGGCTGGCAAGCCGGTTGTATGATATTAAAACAGGAACCCTGGCTGCGTTAATACTCTATACCTGTCAGGCTTTTTTTCTGTTTAATAATGATGTTCGGACGGATACCATTCTTACAGGCGCATCGGTATTTGCTGCCTGGCAGCTTCTCGTTTTTTACGATACCGACAGGTTTCGAAATTTAATACTTGGCTTTACAGGAATTGCTTTTGCTATGATGGCGAAAGGCCCTATCGGGGCAATTGTTCCGGCCTCAGCTATTGGGGTTCATCTTTTTTACCGGCGGGATTGGAAAAAGCTTTTTAATTGGAAATGGCTGGCAGGAATAACCTGGGGCCTGTTATTAATGGCTCCCATGTTATGGGGCCTGTATGAACAATACGGGGGATATGGGCCTAAGTTTTTTTTCTGGATTCAAAGCTTCGGTCGCATTACCGGTGTGAATACATGGGAAAATAATACGGGATATTTTTTTTTCGTCCACACTTTTTTGTGGGCATTTCTGCCATGGTCACCCCTGACTGTGGTAGCTTTATTTTCGAAAATTACTGAACTGTTTAAGACACATTTTGTAAAGAATACTTCTTTAGAGTTATTTTCATTTGGTGGATTTTTATTACCCTTTTTTGCTTTGTCTTTTTCCCATTATAAATTGCCTCATTACATCTTTATTCTTTTTCCCTATGCTGCAATTATGTGCGGCAATTTTTTATATGGAGCTTCCCTAAATCAGGTAAGAACATTCCGCATTCTTTTTCCCTTCCAATATATTATTATGCTGTTATTATGGATTTCAGTAATCATTTTATGCATCTATATTTTCCCGATTGAAAATGCTTTTAAATGGGCCATTTTAGCTTTTATTTTAGCATATATAATATACTGTTGGCGAGGTACAGAAAATAACCGGCATAAATTTATTGTTGTTTCTGCATTAACGATGGTAGCAATAAATTTTATTCTTAATGCGCACATCT
The Chitinophagales bacterium DNA segment above includes these coding regions:
- a CDS encoding glycosyltransferase family 39 protein → MNFPSNSFGLLFIVTTIVYVIGLFVEVMDVDAAQYASISREMFNNHQYLQVLYNGENYLDKPPLLFWLSAISFKIFGINTVAYKLPSFLFTLLGVYSTYRLASRLYDIKTGTLAALILYTCQAFFLFNNDVRTDTILTGASVFAAWQLLVFYDTDRFRNLILGFTGIAFAMMAKGPIGAIVPASAIGVHLFYRRDWKKLFNWKWLAGITWGLLLMAPMLWGLYEQYGGYGPKFFFWIQSFGRITGVNTWENNTGYFFFVHTFLWAFLPWSPLTVVALFSKITELFKTHFVKNTSLELFSFGGFLLPFFALSFSHYKLPHYIFILFPYAAIMCGNFLYGASLNQVRTFRILFPFQYIIMLLLWISVIILCIYIFPIENAFKWAILAFILAYIIYCWRGTENNRHKFIVVSALTMVAINFILNAHIYPALLKYQSGSMLAKIAVAKKIPDNSLVFYKDEINSFEFYYGSIIPVITAEELKNKIERKQSCWILGNDDLIESLKENNTIPSTKIEVNDFPITKLNFYFLNPSKRQTQLRKKYLVAIM